In the Arachis ipaensis cultivar K30076 chromosome B10, Araip1.1, whole genome shotgun sequence genome, one interval contains:
- the LOC107624101 gene encoding phosphoglucan phosphatase LSF2, chloroplastic isoform X1, which translates to MMETLPSVPGSPLLNTQVLRRYKSPCTFVVPNYSLRFTRICCKKLSENGIDEKHKPSTSNTTASKSKDRMEDYNIAMKRMMRNPYEYHHDLGMNYTLITDNLIVGSQPQKPEDIDHLKKEEGVTYILNLQQDKDVEYWGIDLKSITRRCHELDVRHMRRPAIDFDPNSLRNVLPKAVSSLEWAISEGKGRVYVHCTAGLGRAPGVAIAYLFWFYDMNLNTAYELLTSKRPCGPNKRAIRGATNDLAKNDPWKEPFESLPDHAFEDIADWERKLIQDRVRSLRGT; encoded by the exons atgatggaaaCACTTCCTTCAGTACCAGGATCTCCTTTGTTGAACACACAAGTACTTAGGAGGTACAAATCGCCATGCACTTTTGTGGTTCCTAACTACTCTCTTAGATTCACTCGGATATGCTGCAAGAAGCTATCAGAAAATGGCATTGATGAGAAGCACAAACCCTCCACCAGCAATACCACTGCCTCTAAATCCAAGGACAGAATGGAAGATTACAATATTGCTATGAAGAGAATGATGAGGAATCCTTATGAGTATCACCACGATCTGG GTATGAATTACACACTTATAACTGACAATCTCATTGTGGGATCCCAACCACAGAAACCGGAAGACATCGATCACCTCAAGAAGGAAGAGGGTGTGACATACATTCTGAACTTGCAGCAGGATAAGGATGTAGAATATTGGGGAATAGACTTGAAGTCGATAACAAGGAGGTGTCATGAACTCGATGTTCGACATATGAGGAGGCCG GCAATTGACTTTGATCCAAACTCCTTGCGAAATGTTCTACCTAAAGCAGTCTCATCATTGGAATGGGCAATCTCAGAGGGAAAAGGAAGAGTTTATGTGCATTGTACTGCTGGACTTGGGAGAGCACCAGGGGTGGCAATAGCTTATCTGTTCTGGTTCTATGACATGAAT CTAAATACCGCATATGAGTTGTTAACTTCAAAGAGACCATGTGGACCTAATAAAAGAGCAATACGAGGAGCTACCAATGATTTGGCCAAGAATGATCCATGGAAGGAGCCATTTGAGTCTCTTCCAGATCATGCATTTGAAGATATAGCAGACTGGGAGAGGAAATTGATTCAAGATCGCGTTCGCTCCCTTCGTGGAACTTGA
- the LOC107624101 gene encoding phosphoglucan phosphatase LSF2, chloroplastic isoform X2, which translates to MMETLPSVPGSPLLNTQVLRRYKSPCTFVVPNYSLRFTRICCKKLSENGIDEKHKPSTSNTTASKSKDRMEDYNIAMKRMMRNPYEYHHDLGMNYTLITDNLIVGSQPQKPEDIDHLKKEEGVTYILNLQQDKDVEYWGIDLKSITRRCHELDVRHMRRPAIDFDPNSLRNVLPKAVSSLEWAISEGKGRVYVHCTAGLGRAPGVAIAYLFWFYDMNGWFKMQSRHDDARNWEYIQLPSTFIGIYNLYSME; encoded by the exons atgatggaaaCACTTCCTTCAGTACCAGGATCTCCTTTGTTGAACACACAAGTACTTAGGAGGTACAAATCGCCATGCACTTTTGTGGTTCCTAACTACTCTCTTAGATTCACTCGGATATGCTGCAAGAAGCTATCAGAAAATGGCATTGATGAGAAGCACAAACCCTCCACCAGCAATACCACTGCCTCTAAATCCAAGGACAGAATGGAAGATTACAATATTGCTATGAAGAGAATGATGAGGAATCCTTATGAGTATCACCACGATCTGG GTATGAATTACACACTTATAACTGACAATCTCATTGTGGGATCCCAACCACAGAAACCGGAAGACATCGATCACCTCAAGAAGGAAGAGGGTGTGACATACATTCTGAACTTGCAGCAGGATAAGGATGTAGAATATTGGGGAATAGACTTGAAGTCGATAACAAGGAGGTGTCATGAACTCGATGTTCGACATATGAGGAGGCCG GCAATTGACTTTGATCCAAACTCCTTGCGAAATGTTCTACCTAAAGCAGTCTCATCATTGGAATGGGCAATCTCAGAGGGAAAAGGAAGAGTTTATGTGCATTGTACTGCTGGACTTGGGAGAGCACCAGGGGTGGCAATAGCTTATCTGTTCTGGTTCTATGACATGAAT GGTTGGTTCAAGATGCAATCACGTCATGATGATGCTCGAAACTGGGAATACATCCAACTTCCAAGCACATTCATAGGCATATATAACTTGTATAGTATGGAatga